The DNA region TAATATCACGATCAAAAGTGTGGGCAGGCAAATACACGGGCTTTCCTTTTTGTAACGGTGAAATAATGATGCCACACGGATTGGCCTCACCGTTGCACATATAATATTGTTCAGCTTTTTCTTCGGCCACTTCGGGGCTCCACCCCATTCCGTCAATATGGAAAGTCTTTAATTTCGTTTCCGAAAAGCCAAGCTTCACCAAGCATTTATTGTAACGCTCCACCAGTTTTCCGCTTACCGGAATGAGTTCACTTTTAAATAGATTTGCTGTTTTTAGTTTGTTCATTTAGACACAAATTACCTTCAATTTAAACACCCAACAAATTATGAATTTGCGCATACTGCAACAACACAATGGTTCGGGTATCTTCAATTTTACCATTGTTGAGCATGTTTATTGCTTTTTCAAATGGCAACTCCAAAACCTCAATATCTTCATGTTCACTGTCCAATCCTCCGCCATCATTTACCTTCATATCATCGGTGTATTCGCCAACAAAAAAATGCATCTTTTCGGTCATTACCCCGGGCGACGAATAGGCTTCGTAAACCTTTTTTACTTCTTTTAATCGGTAGCCCACTTCTTCTTCGGTTTCACGGATAATGCAGGCTTCGGGGTTATCTTTATCCAACATGCCAGCCGTGATTTCAACCAAAAAGCCGTCTTTATTATCGTTCAAATAGGTGGGCATTCTAAACTGCTTGGTTAAAATAACCGTTTGCTTTTCCTTATTATAAAGAAGGATTCCTGCGCCGTCGCCCCTATCATAAACCTCGCGCATTTGGTTCACCCATGTTCCGCTGCTCGTCAAATAATCAAAAGTGACCCGGTTTAGAATATAATAATTATCGGACAGCAGTTTCTTTTCTATGTTTTTTATTCGTTTATCGCTCATTCTTCATTTTTAGTTTTCCACGATTCCTTTTTCTGAAACCGACATACTCCTTGTTTATTCACTTGTTAGCCCAACACCCATTATAAGCTTTCAAAAGTCTTTCTCGCTTCGGTTTCAATATTCAATTGGTTCACTCGGGCATCAACTTTTCGTTTAAAATCGGTATCGGCAATGGTGGCAACATTATCCAGGTAGCGCACCACTTCTTGACGACGGATTTCTGAAAAATCCAACCCTTTCATATTGGCCCGCATCAATTCTTGAAGCATGTTGAATTTGGTGTCATAATCTTTTTTAAAATAAATTTCGGGGTTTTCGAACCAGTTTTCATCCAAATCAAAATCGGTCAGTCGCAACGAAATGGCACTTTGAATGTTCCGAACATCACGTGACGAGAAAAATGGAAACGCCTTTTGCATGTCTTTATACAAATGCGCGTAAAATAAATGCTGATTGGTTTTAAATTGTTTTTCAACCCTATCGTAAATTTCATGTACGCGCGCTTCAGTAGGCTTTTCTACCGTGTTGAGAATTTCACCCATATTTTTTGCTAAACCTTGGTCTTGCAAATAGCTGTAATTTTCAGGGCCTTGCATGTTTACAAAATCGGGCATGGTATCGTCCAGTTTCCGCCACCATAAATGGTCTTGGTCCAAAAAATCGGTTTCGGTACGCGCACCATCGATTTTAAAACGCCCCTGAACACGTGAAATCACAGCCTTATCCAACATTTCTGGCAAATTGGTAAACAGCCCAATGGAACTGTTGCCGTAATTTACAGCATAGGCACCTTCGGTATATCGCAAAAACACGCCAATGACTTCCTTTACACCTGCCGAAACACCTTGTGCGGTACGTTCCTGCAAATTGTTTTCGGCATCGTCAATGGGTGCAAAAATGAGTTTTGTGGGGTCTTGCATGGGTTTCATCCACTCTACCATTTTTTCGGCCGAACCGCCTTGAAAGGTACTAATCAAAGTATCGGGCATCGGGTGGAATAAAAATGGAATATCCAAAGTATCGCAGTGTTCCTTCAACCGGGTGGCAATAGCGGCGATGAGCATACTTTTTCCAGTACCCGGAATACCGTAGCCCATAAAAACAGGCATAAAACCGCCCAATTCTTGAAACGGATTTTTCTTTGCGGTAAAATCGTAACTCAACAAACGCTCGGTGAGTCGGCGTGCAAAATGTTTCGCATCACGATTACCAACAATTTGTTCGAATTGTATTTTATTGAATTCCACACTTTTTGCCGTGCCCTCAAAAACGTTGTTCCAGCCCGAAATGGCAAACTCCGATTTTTCAAGTTTGTAGGTTCGATCCACAATGGTATCGGTATATTCCAAAGTGCTTTTCCGAAGTTGTATTTCATCAATCAAAGCTTCAAAATACACCACCGTAAAATCAATCACATCCTTGTCGGACTTGATAATTTCGGGATGCCCCAAATACTTATCGTAGTAAAATAAAGCACACGAAATACCTTTGATGGGCAACAAAAACGACACCTCGGGAATGCCAGCAAACTTTTGTTTCATGACACTCAAATCATCCGAAGCGTATGGTTTTAAATCGTTCAATATTTTATAGGCCGAAGCAAATAACATAAACGCCGTAGCGGTGTGCATCTTGCTTTCGTACTCCCGCTTTCCGTTGGTATCTAAGGCCGATTTGCTTTCATTTAATCGCGAAAGCCCCGAAGAATCGGAATAACTATCTTTTACCCAAATGCCCAAAGTGATGCCTTCCTGAACTGCAAAAAGCGCTTGGTTCAAAAAAACAGGAATGGCCACCGAATCGGGCAACAAGCGTTTTTTTAATGCCAATATGGTTTTGGAGACCGAAGTAATCTGCGCTGTTTGCGTTCCGTTATTCACCCTCGATAGATATAGTAAAATAGACTCGTCCTTGGCATCTTTATCTCGGTTTTTGGCTCGCGAACCTTGCTCCCATTGCACACTTTTTAAATAGGAAGTGGCCTCATCGCGAAGCACATCGAGTTCTGATAATTTTATGGGGAATGTTGAGTTGTGTTCCATGTTTTCTAGTTTTCAGTTTCCTGTCTCAGTATCAGTTTAGAAAACTGAATACTGTGACTGCGACTGTTTACTTTTTTAAATCTATTTTTAATTCAGCCACTTCAATAGGCGGTTTAGCTAAACTGTTCATAATTTCTGGCGTTTTGTTATACAGCAATTGAATGACCCGATGTGGTGCCAAAACATATTTTTGTTTAAACACATCGCCCCATTTTTGTAAAATTTGTTTGCTAAAAAATCCGCCTTCCTTAAATTCACTTTCCGAGGCCACTTCGTGGACTTTCAGTGACAGGGCATACGATTCCAGCGCCACTTCCTTTTTACCAATACTTTCTAAAATGGCGTGGGTAATTTTGTTTTCATCCTTGGCAAAAACGTTGTGCAAAGGTCCCAAATCGATGCGTTTTATCAATTTTGGAAATACTTTCGGGAGTTTTCGGTCAATGGTATGTGCCATCATGTCCAGGCTCATGTCGCGATCGGCCACCGTTTTTAAAACCTCATAAATCTCGTCTTTATAATCGTTGATGCTTTTGCCGTCAAAATCAAAGTACATAAAACAGATAAATGGACGGTTGTGTGAGACATCATAAAAACTCCAACTCGTTAACAAATCTGCTGGCGAATCTTCCTGAGCATTTAATATTTTCCCCTGTACAAACCGATTGAAAATATATTGCTTGTTTACCGAAGTATAATACACAATAGAAGATGCCTGAAACAGCTTACTCTTTTTTACAGGTTCCTTTTTCCGCAGCAACGTATCCAAAAATTCCTCTTTCAGTTTGGCTATGGGCGTTAATTTGCCAATGTACTCGTCTCGCAATTCCAAATCATTGAACAAATACCGAAACTCCAAATAATTCGGAAACCCAGAATCCGTCAAATCCACCTTCATATTATCCTCATCGTCATACATGTACTTGATGCGCATAGCCTCAACCGAGTACAGTAACAAATCGCAATATTGCTTAAACAATTTCACTTCATCAGCATTACAAATGTTTTGGCGCTGCACCGCAACAATGAGTTCCTTAAAAGCAAAATCGACCATCTTATGGTAAAACACGTATTGCTCTTTCGAGTCTAAAATTGCAGAATCTAAAGGGGTTACAATATGGTTTATGGACATGGTTTAGTATTCAGTTCTCAGTCTTCAGTAGGCAGTTTTGCTACGAACACACTCATATTTTAGTTAATTTTTTGGGCGTTACCACAAGGGTCGGGCTTTCCGTTACAATCTTTTTATTCGTTCCTCATAAAAAGGATTTTCACTGCAATCCCTAACGCAAATGCCACCCGCAGGCCTCCGAAAGAGAGGAAACGTTGCGGCAATGACAAATTAGTTTAAGATAACAAATCGTCAGCTCCAGCATCCGGTTTTGGTTTTCCGGCAGGTTTACCAGCATCGCCCGCAGGCTTGTTGGCATCAGCTTTATAGTAATCTTCAAAAATCTCTTTCATATCAATGCCATAGCGCTCCGCAAAGTTCTTTTGTATTTCGCCATCCTTGGCACGAATTTCCTGCAAAGCTTCGGCATAACTGCTGTAAACGCCTTGCATCACCTTTTCGTGCACCGGAATGTTGTCCATCATATCCTGACGCGCTTTGGCACTGGCCGTATGCATCGAGGCCAAAGTTTCTCCAATGTGCTCGTCGGTCTTAACACCCAAATGCTCTAAAATGGCCGCAAATTCTTGGTCGGTTCTGGCTTTTAAAGCCACTACGTAACCATCGTAATATTTCAATCGCTCTTCGGTATCACTCTTTAATTTAGCACGGTGTGTTTGTAAATTGCTGCGCAGTGAAGTTAAAACCT from Tamlana crocina includes:
- a CDS encoding AAA family ATPase, whose amino-acid sequence is MEHNSTFPIKLSELDVLRDEATSYLKSVQWEQGSRAKNRDKDAKDESILLYLSRVNNGTQTAQITSVSKTILALKKRLLPDSVAIPVFLNQALFAVQEGITLGIWVKDSYSDSSGLSRLNESKSALDTNGKREYESKMHTATAFMLFASAYKILNDLKPYASDDLSVMKQKFAGIPEVSFLLPIKGISCALFYYDKYLGHPEIIKSDKDVIDFTVVYFEALIDEIQLRKSTLEYTDTIVDRTYKLEKSEFAISGWNNVFEGTAKSVEFNKIQFEQIVGNRDAKHFARRLTERLLSYDFTAKKNPFQELGGFMPVFMGYGIPGTGKSMLIAAIATRLKEHCDTLDIPFLFHPMPDTLISTFQGGSAEKMVEWMKPMQDPTKLIFAPIDDAENNLQERTAQGVSAGVKEVIGVFLRYTEGAYAVNYGNSSIGLFTNLPEMLDKAVISRVQGRFKIDGARTETDFLDQDHLWWRKLDDTMPDFVNMQGPENYSYLQDQGLAKNMGEILNTVEKPTEARVHEIYDRVEKQFKTNQHLFYAHLYKDMQKAFPFFSSRDVRNIQSAISLRLTDFDLDENWFENPEIYFKKDYDTKFNMLQELMRANMKGLDFSEIRRQEVVRYLDNVATIADTDFKRKVDARVNQLNIETEARKTFESL
- a CDS encoding NUDIX domain-containing protein, with protein sequence MSDKRIKNIEKKLLSDNYYILNRVTFDYLTSSGTWVNQMREVYDRGDGAGILLYNKEKQTVILTKQFRMPTYLNDNKDGFLVEITAGMLDKDNPEACIIRETEEEVGYRLKEVKKVYEAYSSPGVMTEKMHFFVGEYTDDMKVNDGGGLDSEHEDIEVLELPFEKAINMLNNGKIEDTRTIVLLQYAQIHNLLGV